The following coding sequences are from one Streptomyces sp. NBC_01485 window:
- a CDS encoding GNAT family N-acetyltransferase produces the protein MTTVPAIELRTFTTLDTARGDLLDVYADVRAPLLHLPNYAVTAFGERLDRHSTEPGFTAVLAYADGHPVGYAYSNTIQHGDRYWQRTSPTPPDKYTERPAVALKEIGVRPDWRKTGTARRIHDALLATRDEPFVTLMVNPAAGDGKVHALYKSWGYEDIGQSQPSPASPVLTVMIRATA, from the coding sequence ATGACCACGGTGCCCGCCATCGAACTGCGCACGTTCACCACCCTCGACACCGCCCGCGGCGACCTCCTCGACGTATACGCCGACGTACGCGCCCCCCTGCTCCACCTGCCGAACTACGCGGTCACCGCCTTCGGCGAACGCCTGGACCGGCACAGCACCGAGCCTGGGTTCACGGCCGTCCTCGCGTACGCGGACGGGCACCCGGTCGGCTACGCCTACAGCAACACCATCCAGCACGGCGACCGCTACTGGCAGCGCACCAGCCCGACGCCGCCGGACAAGTACACCGAGCGCCCGGCCGTGGCCCTGAAGGAGATCGGCGTCCGGCCGGACTGGCGCAAGACCGGCACTGCCCGCCGCATCCACGACGCCCTCCTCGCCACACGCGACGAGCCATTCGTCACCCTCATGGTCAACCCGGCCGCTGGAGACGGAAAGGTCCACGCGCTGTACAAGTCGTGGGGGTACGAGGACATCGGACAGAGCCAGCCGTCACCGGCTTCGCCGGTCCTCACCGTGATGATCCGCGCCACCGCCTGA